One stretch of Halichoerus grypus chromosome 8, mHalGry1.hap1.1, whole genome shotgun sequence DNA includes these proteins:
- the TBPL2 gene encoding TATA box-binding protein-like 2, whose amino-acid sequence MEEEQTYLELYLDQCVAQDDLAPPRSPLLSPVVPDDVYMPNSSHPETVFNSHLEEVKETSGHFSSVDLSFLPDELTQENKDQSIIGSKHEIEENYKTQSQQSRLSLPREQDIGLGLISNSSLSNSHSHLYPGDADSVQPSLEKPNSMPLVSITPMTPMTPVSECSGIVPQLQNIVSTVNLACKLDLKKIALHAKNAEYNPKRFAAVIMRIREPRTTALIFSSGKMVCTGAKSEEQSRLAARKYARVVQKLGFPARFLDFKIQNMVGSCDVRFAIRLEGLVLTHQQFSSYEPELFPGLIYRMVKPRIVLLIFVSGKVVLTGAKERSEIYEAFENIYPILKGFKKA is encoded by the exons GATGACCTCGCTCCGCCCAGGTCACCGCTGCTCAGTCCAGTTGTACCTGATGATGTGTACATGCCTAATTCATCCCATCCAGAGACTGTGTTTAATTCACATCTTGAAGAAGTCAAAGAAACATCTGGCCATTTCTCATCTGTGGATCTTAGCTTCCTGCCAGATGAACTtacccaagaaaataaagaccAGAGTATCATTGGAAGCAAGCatgaaattgaagaaaattataaaactcaaagTCAGCAAAGTAGGTTGTCATTACCCAGAGAGCAGGACATTGGTCTGGGCTTAATAAGCAACAGCAGTTTGTCGAATTCCCATTCACATCTGTACCCTGGTGATGCTGACTCAGTCCAGCCCTCTCTTGAGAAACCAAACTCCATGCCTCTGGTGTCCATAACTCCCATGACACCAATGACCCCTGTttcagaatgttctggaattgtGCCTCAACTACA GAATATAGTTTCCACTGTAAACCTGGCATGTAAATTGGATCTGAAGAAAATAGCTTTGCATGCAAAAAATGCAGAATATAACCCAAAG AGGTTTGCTGCTGTCATAATGAGGATCCGAGAGCCCAGAACAACAGCCCTCATATTTAGCTCTGGGAAAATGGTCTGCACGGGAGCCAAAAG TGAAGAGCAGTCTCGACTTGCAGCGAGGAAGTATGCTCGTGTGGTGCAGAAGCTGGGGTTCCCAGCCAGATTCCTCGATTTTAAAATCCAGAACATGGTTGGAAGCTGTGATGTGAGATTTGCCATCAGGCTGGAAGGTTTGGTGCTAACCCATCAGCAGTTCAGTAG TTATGAACCTGAACTGTTTCCTGGCCTTATTTACAGAATGGTAAAACCACGAATTGTGTTGCTTATCTTCGTTTCTGGGAAAGTTGTGTTGACAG GTGCCAAAGAACGTTCTGAGATCTATGAAGCATTTGAAAACATCTATCCTATTCTAAAGGGTTTTAAAAAAGCCTGA